CGTTGCCGCCGAGCTTCTTCGCGGCGTCGCGCAGGTTCAGCAGGGTGCTCGCAGTGTCGCGGAGATCGTTGAGCGTGTCCTGGTCGGCCTGTCCGAGCCGCGCGGGGTCGAGCGCTTCCTTGAGCCACGCGTCGATGGCAGCCGTGAGGCTCGCCGGGTCGGCGGTGTTCGTCCCGTCGAGCGCGTGCGCGGCGTTGCCGTTGAGCATCGCCAGCGCGGCCTGCTGCTGGAGCCCGAGCGTGGGGTCGATGCCTAACGCGCCGTTGCGCTGCGCGAGCAGGTCGAGGCGCGACGACGCCAGCGAGGCCTCGGCCTGCGCCGCGCGCTTCGCCGCATCGGCCGCCTTCTGCGTGGCGGCGGCCTGCGCCTCCAGCGCGTTCGTGTAGATGATCTCGGCCTGCGTCATCGCGTCGGCGCCGCCTTTGATCGCCTCCTCGAGCGCCCGCTGGACGGTGAGCTGGTCGCGCATCGCGTCCGCTTCCGCGGTGCGGCCCTGCGCGACGAGCTGCCGGACCTTCAGGTCCTCCCGGCTCGTCCGGTTGTACGCCTCGAGGCTGGCGACGCGCTCGCGCTCCGCGTCGGCGGCCTGCTTGTCGCGCGTCGCGTTCGCCGCGGCATCGGCGCCGCGCTGGAACTCGCGCGCCCGCTCGTCCTCGTAGGCCTGCTCCCTGGCCGCCGCGGCCGCTTCGGCCGCCGCCTTCTCGCGCGCCGCGTCGCGCGCCGCCTGCGTCGCGAGCACGCTATCGCGCACGTCCTCGCCATACTGCTTGATCGCGTCGTTCAGCTCCTTCGTGTTCGCGATCTGCCGCTCGATGGCGTCGGCTTCGTCGCCGAGTCCGCCTAGCCGCAGCTGCTCGGCGCGCTGCTGCTCGAAGAAGTCGAACTTCGACTGGGCGAACTCCAACGCGTTGCGCTGGAGGCCCGCCGCCTCCGCGCTCGTGACCTGGGCCTGCTTCGCGGCGATGAGGCTCGCGTTGTCGCGGAACGCCGAGCCCTTGTAGGCGTCCGCGGCGTCCTGCCGGAGCTTGTCCGCGGTCGCGTGAATCGCCGCCTGCGCGTCGTCGAGCGCCGTGCCGGTGCCGCGCATCGCGCGGTCGAACGACGCGAAGCTGGCGACGTAGGCCTGCTGCGCGCGCACCATTGCCTCGGCGACTTCCTGCGCCTTCTTGTGCGCGCCCGCGAGCCCGGCGATCGCGCCGATGGCGCCGCCGATGATCGCGCCGGGGACCCCGCCGACGCTTCCGCCGGCGAGCGCGCCACCGACCGCGCCGCCAACGAACCCCTGCGCACTGTTCCCCGTCGCCGTCCCGATGCTGTAGCCGACGAAGCCACCGGCGAGCGCCGCGCCGCCGAACTTGCCGACGTCCGACTTGCTCGCCTTCGACAGCGCCCGCTGCAGCGCGTCGCCCACGAGCTGCTCGCCGAGCTGCGCGATGGACGACCAGAACGCCTCGCCGCCGAGCGTGCCGGACTCGAGGCCGCGGAGCACGCCCTGCGCGACCGCGTCGGCGAGGCCATTCGCGACGCGGCGATAGAACGGCCCGCCCGCGAGCTCGTCCAGCGTCTGGTCGAACGACTGCAGGAGCGCCGTCGACATGATGCCGAGCGCCTGCTGCGCGTCCTCGTTGATCGACGCCTCGAACGCGCGGCGCTGCTTCCCAACCTCGGCGAGGTCGGCGGCGATCGACTTGTCGAGCGACGGATCCGAGAGCGCCACAGCCGCGCGCCGCCGGTCGGCGGCCTGCGCGCGCTCCTCCTGGTCGGCGATGCGCTTCAGCCCCGCGTCGTAGCGCTCGATCGTCTTCGCGATCTCGTCGAGCTCCTTCTTGTGCGCCTTGTACTCGCCGGTGAGGCTCTTCGCCGTCACCACGACCGGGCCCAGCCCGCGCTCCGCGAACTCCTGCCCGTTGCGTGGATCGAAGAGCGCGGCGAACAGCTTGTTCACCTCGTCGACCTTCGGCGCGATCTTCGAGCGATCGAGCTCGTCGATCTGCTTCGTGAGCGCGTCGATGCGCGGGTTCGCCTGCACGGCCGAGCCGGCGCCGAAGCTGCCTGCCGGGGCGTTCTTCAGTGCGTCGAGGAGCTGCTGGCGCTCGTTGAACAGCCGCGCGCGCTCCTCGCGCAGTGCGGTGAGGCCGTCCTGGCCGCCCGCGGCGCGGGTGCCTAACGTCGCCTCGCGGTACTTCTTCTCCAGTGCCTCGAACGATCCCGAGTTCACGAGGTCGTCGATCGACTTCTGGATCTTCTCCGCCGCTTCCTTGGACGCCTTGCCGGCGCGATCGGCCGCGCCGCTGTACGCGTCCCACGCGCGCGCCATCACGGTGACGCCGACGAGGACGCCCGCCGTGCCGGCGGCGCCGAGCCCCATGAACGGGGCGAGATTGGCGAATAGGGTGCCGAACGACTGCGAGACGCCGAGCGACGAGGCCGCGAGGCCGTTGAAGGAGTAGACCAGCGACTGCGCCGTCGACGCGGCTCCCCGCTGCCCCTGCTCCACGTCGTTGATCACCCGCCGGTACGTGACGGCCGGCGGCGCGACACGGCGCGCCGATTCAGCGAGCCGGTCGGTCGCGTTGGCGGCCTGCCCGATCCCGGCGGCCGCGCTCTGCGCCCCGCTCTGGATGTCGGAGAACGCGCGAACGACGCGGTCCCGCCCCTCCTCAGCGGGGCGGGAATCGATCGCGAACGCGACGGTGGGCGACGCGCCAGCGCTCACGGCCGGGTACTCCGATCGGACGGCCCGTTAGGCGCCACATCCGGCGTCTCCCGCGCGATGCGCTCGTACGCGATCGACAGATACGTGCTGTCGAGTCGTTGCAGGAGGTCCAAGGCGTCCTCGCGGTCGTCGGGGTCGTCGGAAGGCCAGCAGGCGCGGAGGTAGGCGAGCGCCTCGCTGACGGGGATGGGCTGCGGGAGCGGCGGGCCGAAGCCGCCGGCGGTGCGCTGGCGCGCGCGATGGAGGGTCTGGAACGCGCGCCAGTACGGGACGGCGGCGTCGAGGAGGTGGGGGGGACCGGTGACGTGCTCGGCGCGGATCTCCGCGATGTCGTCGGGAATCGCGTGTCCGGCCTCGCGCGCGGCTTCGGCGACTAGATCGGCGACACGGCTGCGGCGCTCGACGCGCTCGCCTCCTCCGCCGACGTGCCAGCGGAGGTACTCGCAGAGTTTCCCGACAGGAGCTCCAGCGCGGCCGCGCGGAACGTCTCGGCGTTCACCGAGGCGGCCCACACGTCGTTCTTGAGCTCCACGAGCGCGGGGTGGCCGAGCACCGCGCGGACGTTCTCGGGCGTGCACGGCAGCGTGTTGCCCTCGAGGTCCACGACGCCGCGCCAGTTGCTGACGACGGCGCTCAGCACCTCGAGCTGATCGGCGTCCTGCGTCTCGATCGGCAGCACGCCGCTCGCGGCCTTCAGGATCGCCGGGCGGTTGCGCGTGTTGATGGCCTGGACGACCTCACGGACGGCGCGGCTCGACTGCGCGCGGACGCACATCTCGACGCCGGCGTCGAACGACACCCACGCGCCATCGGTGGCGGCCTTGGGGTCGATCGCGTAGCGCTTCCACATCGCCGGCTTCGTGCTGCTCTGCTTCGTGCTCATGGGTAGTGCTCCCGGTAGGGGTAGGGACCGCGACGCGTGGTGCCGCGGGAAGAGAAGGGGTGGCGCTGCCGTCGCCGGCACGCTCCCGAGGCCTGCCGGGGGACAGGGCACTCGGGCCGACGACGACAGCGCCTAACAGCGTTGGGCAGGTACAGCCGTTACAGGCCGATCCCCTCGAGGATGGACTGGCTGAACGCGTAGCCGAGCGAGGCGTGCTTGTACGCCTGGAAGCCCAGCTCCACGGTGATGTCCTGGTCGCCGGCCGGCGCGCCGGTCGTGTACTTCACGGCGGGCAGGTCGAGCACCGTCCCGTGGTCCGTGTTCGGCTCGCGCATCGGGAACGCGAGGTTCGTCGGCGTCTGGCCCATCACCTTGGCGAGCAGCGTGCTGTCGCCGAGGTAGGCCGTGATGGAGCCGGTGACGTTGCACTTGCCCGGGTTCACGCCGATGATGCCGTTCGCCGTCGCCAGCGCGGGCAGCTCGCGCAGCCCGTTGTCGAGGTTGATCTTCGCGGCGAGCACGTAGTTCGGCCCCGCGAGCGGGATCGCGCTCCCGCCCTCCACGATCATCCCGATGTTGGCCAGCGTGTTGTAGGGCGTGTTGCCGAGGCCGAGCGTCGACGTCGTGGCCTTCTGTTCGGCCACGTTCAGCGCGTAGGTCGCGAACGTGAGGCCGCTGTAGCTCACCTTCGCGATCGACTTCGCGCTGAGGTCGTAGCTCACCGCGCCCATCACGCCGTCCGAGAACAGCTCGTGGACGTTGTTGATGTCGAGGAACGAGCGCTCGAAGGCGAGCAGCACCGGCGTCACGCCGTTCGCGATGAAGTCGCCGAAGTAGATGCGGATCGAGTTCGCGGCCGCGTTGGTGTCGGCGGCCCACCCGATCGGCAGGATGTCGAACGTGAGCGACGCGTTCCCGCGGCCGGCCTTCGCGACGCGCGCCCAGCCGCCCGGGTTCGTGGCGAACTTCTTGTTCGCCGCGTCGCCGCCGACCCACACCCACGCGCCGTCGGCGGGGATGAACGAGGCGAAGTTGACGCCGGTCGCGGTGTTCAGGTTCGACGCGCCGGACTGCGTCGTCGTCGGTAGCTCGGCGCCGATGACCTTGATGCGCGCGCCGGCCGGCGGTGCGGCCTCGGCGACGCCGGCGGCGTTCGTCCACGTGACGGTCGTAGCGCCACCGTCCGCGTTCGCGAGGAACACGCCGTTGTTGGTCGCGTTGGCGAAGCCGCTGACCTGGACCAGCATCTTCGACTTCACGAAGGTGCCGCCGGAGGCGACCGTCGCCGTCTGGATGTTGGCCGCCGGCGCCGACAGCGCCGTCACCTCCGGGAGGCCGGCGTAGCCGCCACCCTTGATGAACTCCGCCGTGCGCGTGAACGACGCGAACATCGCCGACTCGAGGAGCGGGTCGTACGAGCGCGCCGAGAGCTCGCCGTTGATGCCGCCGGAGAGCGTGCGGCCCGTGAGCACCGGGTCGGACATGTTGCGGTCGCTCACGATCTCGCCCGAGGGCGTAACCTGCGGCGCGGCGCCGAGCGACTCGTCGGTGTAGCGCAGGAGGTTGAACAGGGCGGCGGCGGGCACCGTGCCCGAGACGCTCTGACGC
The window above is part of the Gemmatirosa kalamazoonensis genome. Proteins encoded here:
- a CDS encoding phage tail assembly chaperone, with translation MPDDIAEIRAEHVTGPPHLLDAAVPYWRAFQTLHRARQRTAGGFGPPLPQPIPVSEALAYLRACWPSDDPDDREDALDLLQRLDSTYLSIAYERIARETPDVAPNGPSDRSTRP
- a CDS encoding phage tail tube protein, with protein sequence MGQATRNRIALKVARQSVSGTVPAAALFNLLRYTDESLGAAPQVTPSGEIVSDRNMSDPVLTGRTLSGGINGELSARSYDPLLESAMFASFTRTAEFIKGGGYAGLPEVTALSAPAANIQTATVASGGTFVKSKMLVQVSGFANATNNGVFLANADGGATTVTWTNAAGVAEAAPPAGARIKVIGAELPTTTQSGASNLNTATGVNFASFIPADGAWVWVGGDAANKKFATNPGGWARVAKAGRGNASLTFDILPIGWAADTNAAANSIRIYFGDFIANGVTPVLLAFERSFLDINNVHELFSDGVMGAVSYDLSAKSIAKVSYSGLTFATYALNVAEQKATTSTLGLGNTPYNTLANIGMIVEGGSAIPLAGPNYVLAAKINLDNGLRELPALATANGIIGVNPGKCNVTGSITAYLGDSTLLAKVMGQTPTNLAFPMREPNTDHGTVLDLPAVKYTTGAPAGDQDITVELGFQAYKHASLGYAFSQSILEGIGL